Proteins encoded within one genomic window of Lysinibacillus sphaericus:
- a CDS encoding UvrD-helicase domain-containing protein codes for MGFEMKRVIDILQRAESIEQVLQCSYRKVEYPFTRVGVRARNLPLFNKELYELIIALGRLPEVTYYEEYYIRKYSTRGLNDKALQYHANIAYKALVLDLHFYFVLKQSKLFDDVHMEYAHDVAAQTDILLRKNGIELGLQVFSGDQNYEMTKRNSIEKKQSQVAYQLMLYNVRDNLAWKRNLTVADGSQMLLFGEKDAQYIAEMITSAITPTIQVSQNEDQFALLPVEPSTVVENTEAEVQYSYVYIGSKAEARTSYMKQLKKNGIRLFHCYLKPGYPTFTAKDGMVFTLDGNAMPRADAYKFLYRYRKYLNEFNWHQYCVEHASPKISLAINAGAGSGKTTTLVWRILYLLFTKQIDSLQQIVMITFTNEAANNMKEALEERLEKLYRSTGDPQHYAYLQEINAMKIVTIPTFAKDIIKQFSHHLGLSNNIEVSPMTVKFREILEESLDIELARHEENTFGKLAYYKITRFLESIWDKFSQKGIIEKELVRYLEKNEMDDELKLVVARILRRVDRKFTKLKFEADFLTVADLTRFLKLLNNPNVPLKDLRKNYKYLFVDEFQDTDIAQIQFIATVAKRAGLHLTVVGDTKQSVYRFRGADSTAFTVLDDYLKGSKSRKMYSFKLVENFRSSKELIEKMEEIFGKWREHELLPSSEKPMESNRENKMHLDHVFDLIDAEFTMDTMLNDYRLMPAGGEKPNVLAILVRNNYEAMQIGEMLSHLKNGPEYEVRTEGTLYMSRAARDLGVLLHSWIYANADEVAKKQAIFSLSDTAFCMKDEDFAFTKNGDIVSAEDLEFFVPKAWYEALHLMKEKPVLTVIEDFLSKTDFALNLEQQNFDEKAIMKYELNLEKITLDIFTKFGQGASLVQIYDWLHLKIATNREGDEAELEDSVFDENFIRVMTVHKSKGLQFHTVVIPYPDNSFIKPMEKMKEDFIVQIGENDKLSFGWKYEDDQNEFTSVTSNYKKLRAEEDEEQRCEEARILYVAMTRAEQSVKIYGLGKTKKQVKQPNTWGELLLM; via the coding sequence ATGGGTTTTGAAATGAAAAGAGTAATCGATATTTTACAAAGAGCGGAAAGTATCGAGCAAGTGCTACAATGTTCTTATCGTAAAGTTGAATATCCTTTTACTCGCGTAGGTGTTCGAGCGCGGAATTTACCGCTTTTTAATAAAGAATTGTATGAGTTGATTATCGCATTAGGCCGGTTGCCAGAAGTAACGTATTATGAGGAGTATTATATTCGAAAATATTCGACGCGTGGGTTGAACGATAAAGCATTACAATACCATGCGAACATTGCTTATAAGGCATTAGTGTTAGATTTGCATTTTTATTTTGTCTTGAAGCAATCGAAACTTTTTGATGATGTACACATGGAATATGCCCATGACGTGGCAGCGCAAACGGACATCTTATTAAGAAAAAACGGTATCGAACTAGGCCTTCAAGTATTTAGTGGTGATCAAAACTACGAAATGACGAAACGAAATTCAATCGAAAAAAAGCAGTCTCAAGTAGCTTATCAACTTATGCTTTATAATGTGCGTGACAATTTGGCATGGAAACGCAATTTAACTGTAGCAGATGGCTCGCAAATGTTGCTGTTTGGTGAAAAAGATGCACAGTATATCGCCGAAATGATTACATCGGCCATTACACCTACGATACAAGTGTCGCAAAACGAAGATCAATTTGCACTGTTGCCTGTAGAACCGTCAACCGTAGTAGAAAATACAGAAGCGGAAGTCCAATATTCGTATGTGTATATCGGATCTAAAGCAGAAGCGCGAACAAGCTATATGAAACAGTTAAAAAAGAACGGTATTAGATTGTTTCACTGCTATTTAAAACCCGGTTATCCAACTTTTACGGCGAAAGATGGAATGGTTTTTACTTTGGACGGAAATGCTATGCCAAGAGCGGATGCCTATAAATTTTTGTATCGTTATAGAAAATATTTAAATGAGTTCAACTGGCATCAGTACTGTGTCGAGCATGCTTCACCAAAAATTAGTTTAGCGATTAATGCTGGAGCTGGTAGTGGAAAAACAACGACGTTAGTATGGCGAATTTTATATTTATTGTTCACAAAGCAAATCGATAGCTTGCAACAGATAGTCATGATTACCTTTACGAATGAGGCCGCTAATAATATGAAGGAAGCATTAGAAGAGCGGCTTGAAAAGCTGTATCGCAGTACAGGAGATCCGCAGCATTATGCGTATTTACAAGAAATTAATGCGATGAAAATTGTAACGATTCCGACCTTTGCGAAAGATATTATTAAGCAGTTTTCACATCATTTAGGGTTATCGAACAATATCGAAGTGTCGCCGATGACAGTGAAGTTCCGAGAAATTTTAGAGGAGTCGCTTGATATCGAATTAGCGCGGCATGAAGAAAATACGTTTGGTAAATTAGCGTATTATAAAATTACGAGATTTTTAGAATCGATTTGGGACAAGTTCTCTCAAAAAGGGATTATCGAAAAGGAATTAGTACGTTATTTAGAAAAAAATGAAATGGATGATGAGCTGAAGCTTGTGGTCGCACGTATTTTGCGAAGAGTCGACCGAAAATTCACGAAATTGAAATTTGAGGCCGATTTTTTAACAGTAGCTGATTTAACACGCTTTTTAAAGCTTTTAAATAATCCGAATGTACCGCTGAAAGATTTGAGAAAGAACTATAAATATTTATTTGTGGACGAATTTCAGGATACGGATATTGCACAAATTCAATTTATTGCGACTGTTGCGAAACGGGCAGGCTTGCATCTTACGGTAGTCGGAGATACAAAGCAAAGTGTGTATCGATTCCGTGGTGCAGATTCAACCGCATTTACAGTATTAGACGATTATTTAAAAGGCAGTAAATCACGAAAGATGTATTCGTTTAAATTAGTGGAAAACTTCCGTTCGTCGAAGGAGTTAATCGAAAAGATGGAGGAGATTTTTGGCAAGTGGCGCGAGCACGAGCTATTACCTTCTTCAGAAAAACCAATGGAATCAAACCGGGAAAATAAAATGCATTTAGATCATGTGTTTGACCTGATCGATGCCGAGTTTACAATGGATACGATGCTGAACGATTATCGATTAATGCCAGCAGGCGGCGAAAAACCAAATGTTTTAGCTATTCTCGTTCGCAATAATTATGAAGCTATGCAAATTGGTGAAATGCTAAGTCATTTGAAGAATGGTCCGGAATATGAGGTACGTACAGAAGGAACGCTTTATATGTCGAGAGCAGCACGAGATTTAGGTGTGCTACTTCACTCATGGATTTATGCGAATGCAGATGAAGTGGCGAAGAAGCAAGCTATATTTTCTTTAAGTGATACAGCGTTTTGCATGAAAGATGAGGACTTCGCTTTTACGAAAAATGGCGATATTGTTAGCGCAGAGGATTTAGAGTTTTTTGTACCAAAAGCGTGGTATGAAGCGCTGCATTTAATGAAAGAAAAGCCAGTTTTAACAGTCATTGAAGACTTTTTAAGCAAGACCGATTTTGCCTTAAATTTAGAGCAGCAAAACTTTGACGAAAAAGCCATTATGAAATACGAGCTCAATTTAGAGAAAATCACGCTCGACATTTTCACGAAGTTTGGTCAAGGGGCATCGCTTGTACAAATTTATGATTGGTTACACTTAAAAATTGCAACAAATCGTGAAGGTGACGAAGCAGAGCTGGAAGATTCGGTGTTCGATGAAAACTTCATTCGTGTAATGACCGTACATAAATCAAAAGGATTGCAGTTCCATACAGTTGTCATTCCGTATCCTGACAATTCTTTTATTAAGCCGATGGAAAAAATGAAGGAAGATTTTATTGTCCAAATTGGCGAGAACGATAAACTATCATTTGGTTGGAAATATGAAGATGATCAAAATGAATTTACAAGTGTGACATCAAATTATAAAAAGTTGCGTGCTGAGGAAGACGAAGAGCAACGCTGTGAAGAGGCACGCATTCTCTATGTCGCGATGACACGCGCGGAACAATCGGTAAAAATCTACGGCTTAGGAAAGACGAAGAAACAAGTTAAACAGCCTAATACGTGGGGCGAGTTATTATTAATGTAA